One Nitrospira sp. DNA window includes the following coding sequences:
- a CDS encoding secreted protein — MFQTEHEFKLPFGYVDEDGTLHREGIMRLATAADEILPLKDPRVQSNQAYLVVILLSRVVTRLGGIAQVTPKVIEGLYAADLAFLQDLYNRINRNGKAGHATTCPECAHRFEVEMAFEGGS; from the coding sequence ATGTTTCAAACCGAGCATGAATTCAAATTGCCGTTCGGCTACGTCGATGAGGACGGCACGCTGCATCGAGAGGGCATCATGCGGCTGGCGACGGCGGCGGACGAGATTCTTCCGTTGAAGGATCCGCGGGTGCAGTCGAATCAGGCGTACCTCGTCGTCATCCTGCTTTCCCGCGTGGTCACTCGGTTGGGCGGCATCGCGCAGGTCACGCCGAAAGTCATCGAGGGACTCTATGCGGCGGACCTGGCGTTTCTGCAGGATCTCTACAACCGCATCAACCGCAACGGCAAGGCAGGCCATGCGACGACCTGCCCTGAGTGCGCGCACCGGTTCGAGGTGGAGATGGCTTTCGAGGGGGGGTCGTAG
- a CDS encoding Response regulator of zinc sigma-54-dependent two-component system, protein MRHSSILIAIDNGQLRRTVKTILLTQGWEVVEASEHTQPVPVAGGHTPDLVIADRCHKESREAFAFTRDVRRLYPAIPIILVAERSSEEQAIAALKAGVNDYIKQPFADDEMVAAVRRCLWDRVTQESSEGSTEASGLMDGHRMVGESQAMCDIKAQLGRVAGTDSTVLITGETGTGKELIAEMIHGQSARRQDPFVCINCAAIPDALLESELFGYERGAFTGALSTRDGLLKQANGGTIFFDEIGDMSLYAQAKVLRAIETKIVCPLGGKRSTTVDIRIIAATNQDLKRLMEEGKFRQDLYFRLNVTRLHLPPLRQRKEDIPLLLTHYLQELNRRFGSEVQGFTEQALTCLIRYEWPGNVRELKNLVEAVMVNHPSRWIDVEDFPELLDHGSQEEVPQQTERDRLLAVLFATNWNKSKAAQQLHWSRMTLYRKIEKYHLVSSPHTVASKRTD, encoded by the coding sequence ATGAGACACTCATCAATCTTGATTGCGATCGACAATGGGCAATTGCGCCGAACCGTGAAGACTATCTTGCTCACCCAGGGATGGGAGGTCGTAGAAGCCTCCGAGCATACTCAACCGGTCCCGGTCGCCGGGGGCCATACGCCTGATCTTGTAATCGCGGATCGATGTCACAAGGAGTCCCGTGAGGCCTTCGCCTTCACCCGAGATGTCCGCAGGCTGTATCCGGCGATCCCAATCATTTTGGTCGCGGAGCGGAGTTCGGAAGAACAGGCTATTGCGGCGTTGAAAGCAGGGGTCAACGACTATATCAAGCAGCCCTTCGCAGACGACGAAATGGTCGCCGCGGTCCGCCGTTGCCTCTGGGATAGGGTGACGCAGGAGTCCTCGGAAGGATCGACGGAGGCATCCGGCCTAATGGACGGTCATCGGATGGTGGGCGAAAGCCAGGCGATGTGCGATATCAAGGCACAGCTTGGAAGGGTGGCAGGGACGGACAGCACCGTCTTGATTACGGGGGAGACCGGGACGGGGAAAGAACTCATCGCCGAGATGATCCACGGGCAAAGTGCCAGGCGGCAGGATCCGTTCGTGTGTATCAATTGTGCGGCGATCCCCGATGCCCTGCTGGAAAGCGAGCTGTTCGGCTATGAACGAGGAGCCTTTACAGGGGCGCTGTCGACGAGGGACGGTCTGTTGAAGCAGGCGAACGGCGGGACGATCTTTTTCGATGAGATCGGCGACATGAGTTTGTACGCGCAAGCAAAGGTGTTGCGGGCCATCGAAACCAAGATCGTATGTCCCCTCGGTGGAAAACGAAGCACCACCGTGGATATCAGAATCATCGCGGCCACGAATCAAGACCTGAAGCGGTTGATGGAAGAAGGTAAGTTCCGGCAAGACCTGTACTTCAGGCTCAATGTGACGAGGCTTCACCTCCCGCCCTTGCGTCAACGAAAAGAGGACATCCCGCTACTGCTCACACACTATCTCCAGGAATTGAATCGCCGGTTCGGGAGCGAGGTGCAAGGGTTCACCGAACAGGCCCTGACTTGTTTGATCCGGTATGAATGGCCCGGCAATGTGCGGGAACTGAAAAATCTCGTCGAAGCCGTCATGGTCAACCATCCCTCTCGATGGATCGACGTCGAGGATTTCCCCGAACTGTTGGACCATGGATCTCAGGAGGAGGTCCCTCAGCAGACGGAGCGCGACCGTCTGCTCGCCGTCCTGTTCGCGACGAACTGGAATAAGAGCAAGGCCGCCCAGCAGCTGCATTGGTCGCGGATGACCCTGTATCGCAAGATCGAGAAGTATCACCTCGTCTCATCGCCTCACACCGTTGCCTCGAAAAGGACGGATTGA
- a CDS encoding Phage tail sheath protein FI, whose protein sequence is MATFAFSTKGKAPGVYVQEITLPGPIQGVGTNVAAFVGPAQQGPLWKPTLLTNVQQFFDTFGSYVESPYRVYAAHAVNGFFAEGGTQGYFVRVGTGVAASLKLLDGGTPAQPTLVVTAQKEGTAGNATTVKVDHLNGTATTVPNPTATPQSTAGDKKSITVTLASDLAGFQPGNTVVITQAANTDTATIASINAAVVTFQSALTNSYNGGSIALPNLAAGSQQLRVASTAGLEAGTYVHIDNTTKNEDAVVVNVNPISKVVMLANGLANAYPMGAGAQAITLTPQSFTLTIQSTASGTEIFSNLSMDPRHSRYFATVVTSAAVTVALADPPSTTLPPRNMPATIAATNLAGGAADNLNAITTADYHKGIDALKKLPDVNLLIVPDAVPNGGAYPFSAAETQDIQAYMVAHCEHMKDRFAILDCTEVPASTTDFSSLVAQRQALSSSNGYGAFYFPWISISNPLGNGRIFVPPSGHIGGVYANNDNNFGVFKAPANEQITSALAVEVIVTDDMQGPWNDQGINVIRTFPNQGVVIWGARTIAPPDITAWRFVNVRRLVTFIEKSIQEGTRFAVFEPNNLTLWQQIKRLVTAFLTDQWSDGALFGDTPDKAFRVQVDEAINPPSIRALGQLVVQVTLVPTTPAEFIVFQVIQDITGSSLQESTTT, encoded by the coding sequence ATGGCTACATTCGCATTCTCCACAAAGGGCAAAGCACCGGGAGTATACGTCCAGGAGATCACGCTTCCCGGTCCGATTCAGGGGGTGGGAACGAACGTGGCGGCGTTCGTGGGTCCCGCACAGCAGGGTCCGCTCTGGAAGCCGACGCTGCTGACCAACGTGCAGCAATTTTTCGACACCTTCGGGAGCTATGTCGAGTCTCCGTACCGCGTCTATGCGGCGCATGCCGTCAACGGCTTTTTTGCTGAGGGTGGAACGCAAGGCTACTTCGTGCGTGTCGGGACCGGGGTGGCCGCCTCGCTCAAATTGCTAGACGGCGGCACGCCGGCGCAACCGACGCTCGTCGTCACGGCCCAGAAGGAAGGCACAGCCGGCAATGCAACCACGGTGAAAGTCGATCATCTGAACGGCACCGCGACGACCGTGCCGAATCCGACGGCGACGCCCCAGAGCACGGCCGGAGATAAAAAAAGCATCACCGTCACGCTGGCCTCCGACCTGGCGGGGTTCCAGCCCGGCAATACGGTCGTCATCACCCAAGCCGCGAATACGGATACGGCCACGATCGCGAGCATCAATGCTGCGGTCGTTACGTTTCAATCGGCCCTGACCAACTCCTACAACGGCGGATCCATCGCGTTGCCGAATCTCGCAGCCGGCAGCCAACAGTTGCGGGTCGCTTCCACGGCGGGGCTGGAGGCCGGTACGTACGTCCACATCGACAACACGACCAAGAATGAAGATGCGGTGGTCGTCAATGTCAACCCGATTTCCAAGGTCGTCATGCTCGCGAACGGCCTGGCCAATGCCTATCCCATGGGGGCGGGAGCGCAGGCCATTACCCTGACCCCTCAGAGCTTCACCCTGACGATCCAATCGACAGCTTCAGGGACGGAGATCTTTTCCAACCTGTCGATGGATCCCCGCCACAGCCGCTATTTCGCCACCGTCGTCACCTCGGCGGCGGTTACGGTTGCGCTTGCTGATCCTCCCTCTACCACCCTGCCTCCCCGAAACATGCCGGCCACCATTGCCGCAACGAATCTGGCGGGCGGTGCCGCAGACAACCTGAACGCGATCACGACAGCCGACTACCACAAGGGCATCGACGCACTGAAGAAACTGCCGGATGTGAATCTGCTGATCGTACCGGACGCCGTGCCCAACGGCGGCGCCTACCCGTTCAGTGCGGCAGAGACGCAGGATATTCAGGCCTACATGGTCGCCCATTGCGAACACATGAAGGATCGTTTCGCCATTCTGGACTGTACCGAGGTGCCGGCCAGTACCACCGACTTCAGTTCCCTGGTCGCCCAGCGTCAGGCGCTGAGTTCGAGCAACGGCTACGGTGCGTTCTATTTCCCCTGGATCTCTATTTCCAATCCGCTGGGAAACGGCCGCATCTTTGTGCCGCCCTCCGGCCACATCGGCGGGGTCTATGCGAACAACGACAACAATTTCGGCGTCTTCAAGGCGCCGGCCAACGAGCAGATCACCTCGGCCCTCGCAGTGGAAGTCATCGTCACCGACGATATGCAAGGACCTTGGAACGACCAGGGGATCAACGTTATCCGGACGTTTCCGAATCAAGGGGTGGTCATTTGGGGCGCCCGCACCATCGCACCGCCTGATATCACGGCCTGGCGATTCGTCAACGTGCGGCGGCTGGTGACCTTCATTGAAAAGTCGATCCAGGAGGGAACCAGATTTGCCGTATTCGAACCGAACAACCTGACGCTCTGGCAACAGATCAAGCGGCTCGTCACGGCCTTCCTCACCGACCAGTGGAGCGACGGCGCGCTTTTCGGCGACACGCCGGACAAGGCGTTTCGCGTGCAGGTGGATGAGGCCATCAACCCGCCATCCATTCGCGCGCTCGGACAACTGGTGGTGCAGGTGACGCTGGTTCCAACGACGCCGGCGGAATTCATCGTCTTCCAGGTGATTCAGGACATCACGGGGTCGAGTCTGCAGGAATCAACCACAACGTAG
- a CDS encoding ATPase, AAA family: MVASSVTQMIRSDSGAGHSCLAALWPALQHLDKILDLAVHTMEPSSAEDGSPLFRGLYIGREEVERLLARKPAATPFEAMVAAKDADGDPILAEESPLFQLIREFRLSSFDADVLLLSLASEIDLRYEKIFAYLQDDVTRKRPTVELVLNLLCPSAEEKMHRLVHFYPHAPLVRNALVHLAQDPHQPDASFLAHAVRIDEQIVRLLLGQAGIDSRLDSWCDLFVPLEEQTALPLESDLVPVLTRLAKQSASGSFRAYFQGSAETEKLHAAEGLATSLGVRLLHARAARLVEKSDFESLCRLLVRDARVNRAILYVSEIDDLGRTEDAWPRHVLLEQLKQHSGITILAGRRRWEQQSFDGLAMIPIDFEAPEYETRESLWASHLARVGYQADAAALRMLAGRFRLTAGQIAQAATSASLSARWRAAGASSNETRQKQSENQLESPLFQELAAAARSQCGHELSASACKIEPKYSWDDIVLPPDQMEQLREMCAQAEHRQTVYGEWGFDRKLSLGKGLNVLFCGPPGTGKTMAAEVIARELELDLYRIDLSQVVSKYIGETEKNLNRIFSAAADSNGILLFDEADALFGKRSEVRDSHDRYANIEIAYLLQKMEEYEGVSILATNLRQNLDDAFVRRLQFIVEFPFPDEEYRRRIWENIFPKETPLGTDVRFDLLAKDVRLAGGNIKNMALAAAFYAAAAGDSVHMGHLLQAAHREHQKLGRSWSRSSETGTAKLRHADTAVSRDGMTATESVEDHSGD, from the coding sequence GTGGTTGCTTCGTCCGTGACACAGATGATCCGCAGTGATTCAGGAGCGGGTCATTCCTGTCTCGCAGCCCTCTGGCCGGCTCTGCAGCACCTCGATAAGATCCTGGACCTCGCCGTTCATACCATGGAGCCTTCGAGCGCGGAGGATGGGTCTCCGCTGTTTCGGGGGCTGTATATCGGACGCGAAGAAGTCGAAAGGCTCCTGGCGAGAAAACCGGCTGCGACGCCCTTTGAAGCGATGGTTGCCGCGAAGGATGCAGACGGCGATCCGATTCTTGCGGAAGAGTCGCCGCTGTTCCAATTGATACGGGAATTCCGGCTGAGCAGTTTCGACGCGGATGTGCTGCTGTTGAGCCTGGCTTCCGAGATTGATCTCCGTTACGAAAAGATTTTCGCCTACCTTCAGGATGATGTGACCAGGAAGCGCCCGACCGTCGAATTGGTGTTGAACCTGCTGTGCCCTTCAGCGGAGGAAAAAATGCACCGGCTGGTGCATTTCTATCCCCATGCCCCGCTGGTCCGCAATGCGCTGGTCCACCTCGCGCAGGACCCCCATCAACCGGATGCGTCGTTCCTGGCCCATGCCGTGCGGATCGACGAGCAGATTGTCCGCCTGTTGTTGGGACAAGCCGGCATCGACTCGCGGCTCGATTCATGGTGCGACCTGTTCGTGCCGCTTGAGGAACAGACCGCTTTGCCGCTGGAATCGGATCTGGTTCCAGTACTGACCCGCCTCGCGAAGCAATCGGCAAGCGGCTCTTTCCGCGCCTATTTTCAGGGCTCGGCTGAAACCGAAAAGCTCCACGCGGCGGAAGGGCTGGCGACGTCGTTGGGTGTGCGTCTGTTACACGCGCGGGCAGCCAGGCTTGTGGAGAAGTCCGACTTCGAGTCTCTGTGCCGGTTGCTCGTGCGGGATGCGCGGGTCAATCGCGCCATCCTCTATGTTTCCGAGATCGATGATCTGGGGAGGACGGAGGACGCATGGCCACGGCACGTCCTTCTGGAACAGTTGAAGCAACATTCCGGAATCACCATCCTGGCGGGCCGGCGCCGCTGGGAGCAGCAGTCGTTCGACGGTCTTGCGATGATTCCGATCGATTTCGAAGCGCCGGAGTATGAAACGCGCGAGTCGCTCTGGGCATCGCATCTCGCACGGGTGGGATACCAAGCCGATGCAGCTGCATTGCGGATGCTTGCTGGTCGGTTCAGGCTGACCGCAGGACAAATCGCTCAAGCGGCAACCTCCGCTTCGCTCTCCGCACGGTGGCGTGCGGCCGGAGCGTCTTCAAACGAGACGAGGCAGAAACAAAGTGAAAACCAGCTTGAGTCGCCCTTGTTCCAGGAATTGGCGGCGGCGGCACGGTCGCAATGTGGGCATGAGCTCTCGGCGTCGGCGTGCAAGATCGAGCCGAAGTACAGCTGGGACGATATCGTCCTTCCGCCGGATCAGATGGAACAACTGCGGGAGATGTGCGCGCAGGCGGAGCACAGGCAGACCGTGTACGGCGAATGGGGATTCGACCGGAAGCTGTCGCTTGGAAAAGGGCTCAATGTGCTCTTCTGCGGACCGCCGGGGACCGGCAAGACCATGGCGGCGGAAGTCATCGCACGTGAGTTGGAATTGGATCTGTACCGGATCGATCTCTCGCAGGTCGTCAGCAAATACATCGGCGAAACGGAAAAGAATCTCAATCGTATTTTCTCCGCCGCCGCCGACAGCAACGGCATCCTGTTGTTCGACGAAGCCGACGCGCTGTTCGGGAAACGCTCGGAAGTACGCGATTCGCACGATCGCTATGCCAACATCGAAATCGCCTACCTGCTGCAAAAGATGGAGGAATACGAAGGCGTCAGCATCCTGGCGACGAACCTGCGCCAGAACCTGGACGACGCGTTTGTCCGCCGCCTGCAATTCATCGTGGAGTTCCCTTTTCCCGACGAAGAATACCGCCGAAGGATTTGGGAAAACATCTTTCCGAAGGAAACGCCGCTGGGAACGGACGTCCGGTTCGACCTGCTGGCCAAGGACGTGCGTCTGGCTGGCGGCAACATCAAAAATATGGCGTTGGCGGCGGCGTTTTATGCGGCTGCGGCAGGGGACTCCGTGCATATGGGCCATTTGTTGCAGGCTGCGCACCGGGAGCACCAGAAACTGGGTCGGTCCTGGAGCCGCAGCAGCGAAACGGGGACGGCAAAATTGCGACATGCTGACACGGCTGTATCCCGCGACGGCATGACGGCGACGGAATCGGTTGAGGACCATTCGGGAGATTGA
- a CDS encoding VgrG protein, producing the protein MARYSQFGPQFTVQIGGANLPAGLRGSISSLTLTAGLEGSNSVEITFANPNLQWLDHPLLAVDQPLTLSIGYAPDPLEKVFVGEITGVEPSFPGSGMPTIRITAHDFLQRLTHGKVDRAFYIQIPKTVTIPLPDPVVAAIVSGSNLLIPDLDPVGGALSTLMTLASYIAAPDEPQKWVRKQQAQSDFDFLTAIAKENGWEMYIDHSLEPKGYVLRFQFLIQDYSPSVTLQWGNSLTDFTPRLTTVGDVFGVSARVWVASLQMEFVIVVSWDYDRAAFNLMIYPGLGDLNKLLGEKASKTISIKPTGFGNSLREILSDLLPRLNNRLTGTGSTIGNPAIKPGIVINLVGLGGQFSGLYRVTSATHAFDGSGYKTNFKVRKEVWFGGIPVPSGPSGLLRVQSQPIQ; encoded by the coding sequence ATGGCACGGTATTCCCAATTCGGTCCGCAATTTACGGTTCAGATCGGCGGCGCGAATCTGCCGGCCGGGTTGCGCGGCTCGATTTCCAGCCTCACGCTGACGGCAGGCCTGGAAGGTTCGAACAGCGTCGAGATCACGTTTGCGAATCCGAACCTGCAATGGCTCGACCACCCGCTGTTGGCCGTGGACCAACCGTTGACGCTGTCGATCGGCTACGCGCCGGATCCGCTCGAAAAGGTGTTCGTGGGGGAAATTACCGGTGTCGAACCCTCTTTTCCCGGCAGCGGCATGCCGACGATCCGCATCACCGCCCACGATTTTCTGCAGCGTCTGACGCACGGCAAGGTCGATCGCGCCTTTTACATTCAAATCCCCAAGACGGTGACCATTCCGCTACCCGATCCGGTCGTGGCGGCGATCGTGAGCGGAAGCAATCTTCTGATTCCCGACTTGGACCCGGTGGGGGGAGCGCTTTCCACCTTGATGACCTTGGCCAGCTACATTGCCGCGCCGGACGAGCCGCAGAAATGGGTCCGCAAACAACAGGCCCAATCCGATTTCGATTTCCTGACTGCCATCGCCAAAGAAAACGGCTGGGAAATGTATATCGACCACAGCCTGGAACCGAAAGGCTACGTGCTGCGTTTTCAATTCCTGATCCAGGACTATTCGCCGAGTGTGACCTTGCAATGGGGCAACTCCCTGACGGACTTCACGCCACGCCTCACGACCGTGGGGGATGTGTTCGGCGTCTCCGCGCGGGTCTGGGTCGCCAGCCTGCAGATGGAGTTCGTGATCGTGGTGTCCTGGGACTATGACCGGGCCGCATTCAATCTGATGATCTATCCCGGCTTGGGCGACCTCAACAAGTTGCTGGGGGAGAAGGCGTCCAAGACCATTTCCATCAAGCCGACCGGATTCGGAAATTCCCTGCGTGAGATCCTGAGTGATTTGTTGCCCCGGCTGAACAACCGGCTGACCGGCACGGGCAGCACGATCGGCAACCCTGCCATCAAACCGGGGATCGTGATCAACCTGGTGGGGCTTGGAGGCCAGTTCAGCGGCCTCTACCGGGTTACCTCTGCGACGCACGCGTTCGATGGGAGCGGCTACAAGACCAATTTCAAAGTGCGGAAGGAAGTCTGGTTCGGCGGGATTCCGGTTCCGTCCGGCCCGAGCGGGTTGTTGCGGGTTCAGAGTCAACCGATCCAGTGA
- a CDS encoding T6SS PAAR-repeat protein, producing the protein MPPAARIGDLTSHGTPLAPGPGCPNVLIGGMPAWRAGADFHACPLVNGVQPHVGGMVAMGSLTVLIGGMPAARMGDSIVEAGGPNLIAIGCPTVMIGG; encoded by the coding sequence ATGCCGCCGGCAGCCCGTATCGGAGACCTGACGAGTCACGGCACCCCGTTAGCCCCCGGACCGGGATGCCCCAACGTCCTCATAGGCGGAATGCCGGCCTGGCGCGCGGGGGCCGATTTCCACGCCTGCCCGCTCGTGAACGGAGTTCAGCCGCACGTCGGCGGCATGGTCGCGATGGGGAGCCTCACGGTGCTGATCGGAGGAATGCCTGCGGCACGCATGGGGGATTCGATCGTTGAAGCGGGGGGGCCGAACCTGATCGCGATCGGTTGTCCCACAGTGATGATCGGTGGGTGA
- a CDS encoding T6SS baseplate protein J-like component: MPLLLPNLDDRSWADLADEGRALIPVYGPEWTDHNASDPGITLVELLAWITEMDIFRLNQISDAERLRFLALVGVKPYPPLPASAVLSLALVKGGSPVTLPRSLEFSGQDANGIDVRYQTIGEITLVPGSLVALQSYGTAGFQDLTAAWRRRAALYPFGAEPVPDAALYLGMAEALPVGSPLTLYFTFGDGSSSLNDRRRILDEIETRDRRCRNMQPENPCRKPKAVQTVSVSAKQAIPLPAHHGVRTRWEYLAASGETPKWMPLHPSNNEVLDDTRAFTLDGPVTFRLPAAMALGKVGNASTELYYLRCLVEAGRFDAAPILTDVAYNGVRVVQQVPVFSSFVIDSTCAITYGPSGAPKPNDRSKLRLQFDALSRITTLDFRDGDKGYPEFTILDYQAPANHRDGSLTLDAALLGYGNGFPAQQVVLPGAPVEPSTLRLYTQEHHSWHAWELRDDFLASTRRDFHAVLDAMTGVLTFGDGEQGRVPPATDCVIVAAFDSTRAQDGNLSPTQINSLADSPHNRALLYDQTAVPDGWTQLKSKLGRITNQLAAAGGASAETLSQAAGRADQLVDSSGRAVTLADYERLAAETPGTRIARVTARANLHPDFPCFKAPGMITVIILPFLPTGRPVPTPGLIQAVASYLRPRRVIGTRVEVVGPTYLEVTVTATLQSKQGTDKAQLQADVLTALTTFLDPLVGGPDGKGWPFGRDVYRAEIMRILCEVSGVDHVVSLALIAGEGPAQCGNLCLGPTWLVASGAHRIQIL, translated from the coding sequence ATGCCGTTGTTGTTGCCCAATCTCGATGATCGATCGTGGGCCGACCTCGCCGATGAAGGCCGCGCGCTGATTCCGGTCTATGGGCCCGAATGGACGGACCACAACGCGAGCGATCCGGGCATTACGCTGGTCGAATTGCTGGCCTGGATCACGGAAATGGATATCTTCCGGCTCAATCAGATATCCGATGCAGAACGGCTGCGGTTTCTCGCCTTGGTGGGAGTCAAACCCTATCCACCTCTTCCGGCCTCGGCAGTTCTGAGCCTCGCATTGGTGAAGGGGGGCAGCCCCGTTACGCTCCCACGGAGTCTCGAATTTTCCGGCCAGGATGCGAATGGAATCGACGTACGCTATCAGACTATAGGCGAAATCACATTGGTACCCGGAAGCCTGGTGGCCCTGCAGTCTTACGGTACAGCCGGCTTCCAGGATCTCACTGCTGCCTGGCGCCGCCGCGCGGCGCTGTATCCATTCGGGGCTGAGCCTGTGCCGGACGCGGCGTTGTATCTGGGAATGGCGGAAGCCCTGCCTGTCGGCTCGCCGTTGACGCTCTACTTCACCTTCGGCGACGGTTCCTCAAGCTTGAATGATCGACGGCGTATCCTGGATGAGATAGAAACGCGGGACCGCCGCTGCCGTAACATGCAGCCGGAAAATCCCTGCCGGAAACCGAAGGCTGTGCAAACCGTTTCTGTATCGGCGAAACAGGCCATCCCGCTGCCGGCTCATCACGGCGTGCGGACCAGATGGGAATATTTGGCAGCTTCGGGCGAAACTCCGAAGTGGATGCCGCTGCACCCATCGAACAACGAAGTGCTGGATGACACGCGTGCATTCACGCTGGACGGACCGGTCACGTTCCGTCTGCCGGCGGCAATGGCACTCGGCAAGGTCGGAAATGCCTCGACAGAGCTCTATTACCTCCGCTGCCTGGTCGAGGCGGGACGTTTCGATGCAGCCCCGATCCTGACTGATGTCGCCTACAACGGGGTCCGCGTCGTCCAGCAGGTACCGGTTTTCTCTTCGTTTGTGATCGATTCCACATGCGCCATTACCTATGGACCCAGCGGCGCGCCGAAGCCGAACGATCGCTCCAAACTGCGCCTGCAGTTCGATGCCTTGTCGCGCATCACGACACTCGATTTCCGCGATGGGGACAAGGGCTATCCGGAATTTACGATTCTTGACTACCAGGCTCCCGCCAATCATCGCGATGGCTCTCTGACCCTGGACGCGGCCTTGCTCGGCTATGGCAACGGCTTTCCCGCCCAACAGGTCGTTCTGCCCGGCGCGCCGGTCGAACCGTCCACGCTCCGGCTCTACACGCAAGAACATCATTCCTGGCATGCCTGGGAATTGCGCGACGATTTCCTCGCCTCGACGCGCCGGGATTTCCATGCGGTGCTGGACGCCATGACCGGCGTTCTCACCTTCGGCGACGGAGAGCAGGGTCGCGTGCCTCCCGCAACGGACTGTGTGATCGTTGCGGCGTTCGACAGCACCCGTGCACAAGACGGAAATCTCTCGCCGACTCAAATCAACAGCTTGGCCGATTCGCCGCACAATCGGGCCTTGCTCTACGACCAGACCGCCGTTCCCGACGGCTGGACGCAACTCAAGTCCAAGCTCGGCAGGATCACGAACCAGCTTGCCGCGGCCGGTGGCGCCTCGGCGGAGACCCTCTCGCAGGCGGCCGGCCGTGCGGACCAATTGGTCGACAGCAGCGGACGCGCCGTCACGTTGGCAGACTACGAACGCCTCGCCGCAGAAACTCCCGGCACGCGGATCGCCCGGGTGACCGCCCGCGCCAACCTGCATCCGGATTTTCCCTGTTTCAAGGCCCCTGGCATGATCACGGTCATCATCCTTCCGTTTCTGCCGACAGGACGCCCAGTCCCGACCCCAGGCTTGATTCAAGCTGTGGCGTCCTATCTTCGACCACGACGTGTGATCGGCACCCGTGTCGAAGTCGTGGGGCCGACCTATCTCGAAGTCACGGTGACTGCCACGCTGCAATCGAAGCAGGGCACCGACAAAGCCCAATTGCAGGCCGACGTGCTCACGGCGCTGACGACCTTCCTGGATCCGCTTGTGGGAGGGCCGGACGGCAAGGGCTGGCCGTTTGGAAGGGATGTCTACCGTGCGGAGATCATGCGGATCCTCTGTGAAGTGAGCGGAGTGGATCACGTTGTATCGTTGGCATTGATCGCGGGAGAGGGACCGGCACAATGTGGAAACCTCTGCCTGGGTCCCACCTGGTTGGTGGCCTCGGGTGCGCATCGAATTCAGATCTTGTGA
- a CDS encoding GPW/gp25 family protein: MASQTTAKAFLGVGWAFPPCTASDGSTLTAKYEQDVEQAIRIIIGTDRGERVMRPDFGAGLRSFLFGPLNQTTIRQVQTRVQESLVTWEPRIDVENVTAQIDATERSKLQITVFYRIRSTNSRNNLVYDFYLQEGAEP; this comes from the coding sequence ATGGCCTCACAGACGACAGCGAAGGCGTTTCTCGGCGTGGGCTGGGCCTTTCCGCCCTGTACTGCCTCTGACGGGTCCACGCTGACCGCGAAATATGAGCAGGACGTCGAGCAGGCCATACGCATCATCATCGGCACGGACCGTGGCGAGCGCGTCATGCGGCCTGACTTCGGGGCCGGCTTACGCTCGTTCCTGTTCGGTCCGTTGAACCAGACGACGATCCGGCAGGTCCAAACGCGAGTGCAGGAATCCCTCGTCACATGGGAGCCGCGAATCGATGTCGAGAATGTGACCGCCCAAATCGATGCGACCGAACGGAGCAAGCTGCAGATTACCGTCTTCTATCGCATTCGCTCGACCAACAGCCGCAACAATCTCGTGTATGACTTCTACCTCCAGGAAGGGGCGGAACCGTGA